GCTCGTCGCGCCGGCGTGCTCGAATCCGGGGGCTGCACCACATACACCTCCTCCTCAAGTTCGCCGTTGAGGAAGGCCGATTTGACGTCCAGGTGGTGCACCTCCCACCCCTCCTGTGCGGCTGCGGCGAGCAACACGCGCACGGAGTCGAGGCGGGCCACCGGTGCGAAGACTTCTTCAAAATCAATGCCGGCGCGCTGCACAAAACCCTTCGCCACCAGGCGAGTCTTGTGTTTGATCACCTCACCGGCAGCGTTCCTCTTCTCCTTGAAGACCCACTTCAGGCCGATGGGTCGGTGACCTGCAGGCAGATCGTAGAGAGACCAGGTCTCGTTAGACTCAATGCACGACATCTCTTTGATCATCGCTACTCGCCACGCCGCATGGGGCTCTGCTTCTGCGAACGTCGCCGGCTCCCCCTCAGGTAGCAGGAGCAGATGCTCCGTCCTCCCGCCTTGCGCCGCACCAGGGTCGAGCACATCGTCCAGGCAGCGAAAACGGTGGACGGCGTCGGGGTCGTCTGCGTCGTCGAACATGTCCGCGTCATGAGGCGGCGGCGTTGCGAACTGCACATCCTGCCAGACTGGAGTGGCAGGGGACGCGCTGCCTGCTGCAGGCGAGTTCTCTGTCCCGGCATCGGAAACGGCACGTGACGATGTAGGCGTGCTTGATCcagccccccctccccccccccccccgctggcaGGTTCGGGTGACGGCGGAGCAGGGGTTCTCGCCGGCGTGACCACGTCCTCCAGAGGTCCACCATATGTCGAAAAGTCGACGACGAAGGAGCCGCCTGCGCCCGCCGTCTCGTTGCTCCAGTCCCAGCTCGCGCTCTCGTCAAACACGATGTCGCGGGACACGTGCACCCGACGCGTCGCCGGGTCGTACACCCTGTACGCCTTGGAGCCGGGCTCGTACCCGATGAGCACCACGGGAGTGCTCCGATCATCCAGCTTCTTGAGAAAGGGGCGTGCACTCTTGACGTGCGCCACGCACCCGAAGACGCGCAGGTGGCTCATCTCAGGCTTCCTGCCGTGCCATGCCTTGTACGGAGTCGCTCCGTCCACGCTGCGCATGAACGCTCGGTTCAGGAGGTAGACGGCCGTGGTCACCGCCTCTCCCCAGAAGTAGTCCGGCATGCCCTTGGCCTTCATCATGCTCCTTGCCATGCCCATCACCGTCTGGTTGCACCTCTCGACCACGCCGTTCTGCTGCGGTGAGTAAGGCGCAGTCAGGTGGCGCTGGACTTAGGTGGACGCGAAGTGCTCCGCCAGCGCCGTGGACGTGAACTCTCCATCGCGGTCCGTCAGCAGTGTGCCCAGCTTACACCGTGCCTCCGTCTCAGCATGCGCCTGGAATCCATTGATCGTTGCCGCGGCCTCGTCTTTGCTTGTCAGCAGGGTGAGCCACATGTAGCGGCTGTGGTCGTCCACGAGGAGCAGGAAGTAGCGCCGTCCTCCAGGTGTCGCTGGCGTGATCGCCCCGCAGAGGTCCGCGTGGACGAGGTCGAGCGGTGCCTCCGCTCTGTACTTGGCCGTCTGGGGAAACGGCGCCCGGCGCTGCTTGTCGGTGAGGCACGCCTGGCAGAGCTCTCCAGAGTGCTCAATGCCTGGCAGCCCTCACACCATTCCTCCCCGTGCCATCCTCTACAGAGCGTTGATGTGCAGGTGGCCGAAGCGGGCGTGCCAGCGCCATGACACGCTGTCCGTGCGCGCACCGAGACAGATTGGGCGCACGGGGTGAATGTGCAATTTGTACAGGCGATTTGGAGATCGCTTTACCTTGACAATTAGAGCGCCGCGACGGTCGTGGACGGAGAGGACGCCGTGGTGGACGTTGATGTCGCAGCCATTCTCGTCGAGCTGTCCAAGGCTCACCACACTGCTCTTGAGCCTGGGGATGTAGTACACATCCATGAGGGCGTGTTGCGCTCCCCCCTCGATGGCCAACGCGACGGTGTCGCGCCCTTCGATCTGGACCACCGACCCGTCTCCGAACCGCACGGATCCGGTGATCGTGTTGTCGAGCTCGGTGAAGGCCGCGCGGTCGCCGGTCATGTGGTTGGACGCGCCAGTGTCCAGGTACCACACCGGGTCCGGGGCGGCGTCCCCTGCGGCTGGAGCGACGCTGGACTGCTCCTCGTTGAGGAAGACAGCGGCCTGCGGTGGGTTGCGACGACCATCGGCTGGCGACCCCGTCTTGATAGGGTGCACGAGCTCGACCACCTCGGCGAGCAGCATCTGAGGATCGGCCTCTTCGTCGGCCTGGGCGAGGagggcctcctcctccctcttcttcttcctgcATTCGCGGGCCCGGTGGCGGTTGATGCCGCAGTAGCGGCACTTTTTCTTGTCCCCGGTGCTCTTGTCGGGGTAGTCACCACCGCGTCTGCCACCGCGTCCGCCTCCTCGGCCGCCGCCACGGACACGGCCACCGCCCTTACGGTGATTCTTGCTGCCGCCTGGAGGAGGGCCCTGATCGCCGGAGTGTAGGCGGGCCTGCCACTCCTCCCAGGTGAGGAGCAAGCGGCCGCCCTGACTGCTGCCACCGCTCTGCGTGTCGTCGAGCGTTCTTGCACGACACGCAGCCTGCCGGTGACCTCGTCCAAGGAGAGCGTGCTGATGTCCAGCAGCGTCTCGATCGCGATCGCCACCTGTGCGAACTGTTGCGCCACGACATGAAGAAGCTTGGAAACTACCTTAGATTCCTCTAGGGTGTCCCCGAGCGCGCGCTAGCCGGAGACGATGCCGGAAAGACGGAGGAAGAAGTCGTCGATGGTTTCTCCGTCGCgtaaggcgatgctctcgaagtcgCACCGGAGCTTCTGTGCGTTGGCCTCGCGCACCCGCGTGGCGCCGAGGCGTTGCGTGGTGATGGCATCCCATGCCTCCTTGGCGTTCTCCTTCTCTCCCACGGTGAGCAGCACATCTGTGGGCAGACTACGGAGGATGACGCTCATGGCGTTGCACTCGTCGTGGTAGGGGGTGTCGTCGTGCGACACAGCCCGCCACCAGCCGTGGGCCTGAAGATACACCTTCATCAGCAGCGACCATTCGGGGTAGTTGGTGCGCGTCAGCATTGGGAGCGCGCCGCTGGACGGCGCCGGCTGAACCACCTGCTGCACCACCATATCCCCGTGCGACTGctctccgccgctcgccggcgacCTCAACATGGCTCTGATACCCCTTGTTCCCCTCGAAGCACTCTGAATCAATTCGCGAGAGAGAGGTTTTGCATAGCGAACTTGCATGCTGCTtttctgcttcttcttccttttaTTTCTGAACTTAACAAGATCATGCCGCGGCTCTGGCGCTCCTACCGGATCGTGCCATCCCACGATCGAGCACTCAGTCCACGGCCTCCATACAATCGCTCCACGGATCGCACGAGCTGCGTCTCGCGGAAACTACTAACAACCTGACGGGAAAATCTAACTGAATCGCTAACTGAAAAACTACTACGgtgcaaagtctgaaacctgaaACTTGTCATGCTAGCTAAACTAGCTTATTGTGCAACAGGCGCGCGGACGGAACGGCTACTGGCACGGAGGTCAGAGCACTTCTCACCATCAGCGGAGCTTCATTTTCTGATGGTATATCATCAGCAGTGCGGTATACCATTGCACTTTGGATTAGTCAACGCCCATGCGGCAAAAAAAATGACATATTTACTAGAAAATCCGTGGCTAGCTTTCTGGGTCGTCACAGCATGGAATATTGGGTCGGCATCTCGGTGGCGGGTCAGCGGACAAGCGGAGATGGCAGAGGGTCATGACGACTTCTGCGAAGGTGAACAGCAGCAGCTCTGGCCAGCGGTGGCTTGCAGCGGCTAAAGCGACCGTCGGGGCGCGGCGACCCGGAGGCAGTTGCGGTAGAGTTGAGTAGAGGCAGCAAGACGGCGAGGCGCGCCGGAGCCGGCCGGAATGACAACCCGGTCCGGGCGCGCAGCTCGGAGGCGACCCAGAAGCGACGCCGGCGAAGGAAAGCAGCGCGACGAGACCGGGTCGACCCTGTTTACACTTCCGGCCGTAGTTGTATCTGCTTCCGGATCGTAGTTGTATCTGCTTCCAGGTCGTGGGCTTTTGGCCGTATGTGGCACTTAACATCTCGCATGATGGAATCCATCTTTCTCCACGTAAGGGAAGAATTTCCCAGGCTTGAGCAAAGTAGTAGCAATAGCTGTATCTTTTCCTAGTAGTACTTTTGACTCACTTTAATACCTTGATGTAGTCACCGAGACCGCAGATCGCATCACGGgatttttctcttttctttaaaAAATCCGAATTATTGTTTTAGTTGCTTCACGTCTTGTAGTAGGAATTGGAGTAGCACTATTACTAGTCTGTACCGATTGCTTTGGTCCTTACGCCTGAAGAGCAGCAGCAGGAAAGATTTGCTCTGGGGTGATGCGCGTGTGTACGGCCAGAGCAGGTGTACGAATATTGGATAATTATGTATGCACGCGTTGACCGTCTTTGGTTGTTTGCGTGATCGACGACACGCAATCTGACTGCGGTACGATGAAAAATCATACTGGTCTCGGCTGACTGCTTCGGTTTAGCGGTAGCCGAAAAAATCTTgtttgatgtcggcgaaacttGCGGCCAAGCGGATTGGAAAAATTGACAAATTTAACCTatggacgaaatcaaatcacagaatgaactgtccgtgaaactattttacgtggctgacctttttgtgtgacgcccgacacgaaggcgccacactacactgtgcaacgcctcacagataggcgctgcacgcctggccagcgtcgcacctgtgtgatccgaaaattactaagtcagtgtgcagcgcctagcttctaggcgttgcaccagtggttgcttcattttgtagtgcaaccaccagtgcagcgcctagctcttaggctctgcacaatgacttagcaatttttaggcagtctggggtgcaacgctggccaggcgtgtagcgcctatctgtgaggcgttgcataatgtagtgtggcgcctttgtgtcgggcgtcacacaaaaaggtcagccgcgtgaaatagtttcacgggcagttcattctgtgatttgatttcgtccacaggtcaaatttgtcaaatttgccaaGCGGATTAGACGGATCTTGCTCCATTCTGTCTTTATTGATTTTTCAGCGTGGCGTCTGCACCCGATCCAACCCTAAATGGTTCTTGTCCAAGGTTATCCCCTGGCGGGTTATCCCGTGTTGTTGCTTCATGTCGGTTCTTCACGAACTTCTCGATTCCTGAAGAGTTCCCTCTAAGAACTCAACACCATCATGCACGGGCCCCACGGTGAGCgtcaactgtcgtggaattgtcacggcagatgtcctcgttgaaaggacttagtcgtgaggccaacgcatctatgtggtagcttgaaatgggttgagcggaatcgagagacgcaacacaagacaagggtttagacagcttcgggccccgggaaacatcattcggtaatagccctacatgttgtttgtggctaggtctcattatacccatgagggagtcgccgcataagccggcttccctttagttgtgtctagccttagcgATTATTTtatgtccctcttggggtgccctgcccctccttatatatgttgaagggcgggttacatgactagtcctagtaagattaggattactctattacaagtgaagtcctagtcttgcttcctttgtagaaGAATATTCCTTAtacctttcctcttaagccggcccaccatcatATGAACCGGCCTAATGGGCCTTGGGCTTTGTCGTCCGTCTGACCCGCCCGCagggttactaatgagtcgccaagatcgggcgggttacccgtgagtcgccaagctccgggcgggtcaccagtgagtcaccaagatccagccgggtcatacatccagccgggttacaccgcggggtatatccccgacataggggttagcacacgttttcgtcttgactctctggtagaaactttggggcactgtttgaagttctttgtgttggtttgaatagatgaatctgagattgtgtgatgcatatcgtataatcaaatccgcggatacttgtggtgacattagagtatctatgtgacattagggttttggttgatgtgtgtcttaaggtgttattttagaaCGAACTCTAGGGGTTGTTTGtaacacttataggaatagcctaatagattgatcagaaagaataactttgaggtggtttcgtaccctacaataatctcttcgtttgttctccgctattggtgactttggagtgactctttgttgcacgttgagggattattatatgagctaattatgttatcattgtcgagagaacttgcaatagtgaaagtatgaaccctaggccttattttcaagcattgcaataccgtttttgctcacttttgttacttgttaccttattgtttttatattttcagattacaaaaacctatatctaccgcccatattgcacttgtatcaccatctcttcgccgaactagtgcacctgtacaatttaccattgtattgggtgtgttggggacacaagagactctttgttatttggttgcagggttgtttgagagagaccatcttcatcctacgcctcccacgggttgataaaccttaggtcatccacttgagggaaatttgctattgtccaaaaaactctgcgcttgtaggcccaacacgagtctgcAAGAAAAAGGTTATGTACTAGATATCAAGCTCttttctcgcgccgttgccggggaggttagtgcttgaaggtatatctttagatcttgcaatcaaatcttttagtttcttattttgtcattagtttagtttataaaaagaaaactacaaaaaaaatagaattgagcttgcctcatatgcttcatctttttaatgtctttcgtgaaaataaggattctgataattgtgctcaattgctagaggaagaatgcaataaaatatTTGACATACAattttgaatgatgagcatgattgcaatgttgttagtatgaattctttgaatatccatagtactaatgatgattgcactagtcatgataaaaatgttccttataagcatgtcattttttgtggagtgcatagagtttgtcGTTACATACCAAAaggggaagatagattttgcaagaggcataagcatttagaaactaaatggttgcaagagaggctagatgtttgtgtTGAACAGTTTAATATTtttagccatccttgtgaactttgcaatgaacgtggtcatttaaatctccaatgcaaattgtttcatggtcgaatcgtgtccaaaaattgtgatgacttgatttcccttgcgcatcataatgaacttagtttgttTCTAggatatgaagaaatgaaacgtataactaagggtattccaGAATATAGCCTTGAGaaatttcttgattttgatctagaggaaatttatatgtattgtgcagtaaattgcattgagaatccttatattgccaattacttaaagacaagaaaacaaatagaagatgaagagaatactaataaAGGGGAAGAGATTTCCCAAGATCCTCCTATTTTCTCTTATGATGAATCGGGTAACAAGAAGGAGCTttttattcaaccaatctcatcaataaggagctccaaaaggGTGATAAAACCCacaca
The Aegilops tauschii subsp. strangulata cultivar AL8/78 chromosome 3, Aet v6.0, whole genome shotgun sequence genome window above contains:
- the LOC141042949 gene encoding uncharacterized protein, yielding MLRSPASGGEQSHGDMVVQQVVQPAPSSGALPMLTRTNYPEWSLLMKVYLQAHGWWRAVSHDDTPYHDECNAMSVILRSLPTDVLLTVGEKENAKEAWDAITTQRLGATRVREANAQKLRCDFESIALRDGETIDDFFLRLSGIAACRARTLDDTQSGGSSQGGRLLLTWEEWQARLHSGDQGPPPGGSKNHRKGGGRVRGGGRGGGRGGRRGGDYPDKSTGDKKKCRYCGINRHRARECRKKKREEEALLAQADEEADPQMLLAEVVELVHPIKTGSPADGRRNPPQAAVFLNEEQSSVAPAAGDAAPDPVWYLDTGASNHMTGDRAAFTELDNTITGSVRFGDGSVVQIEGRDTVALAIEGGAQHALMDVYYIPRLKSSVVSLGQLDENGCDINVHHGVLSVHDRRGALIVKACLTDKQRRAPFPQTAKYRAEAPLDLVHADLCGAITPATPGGRRYFLLLVDDHSRYMWLTLLTSKDEAAATINGFQAHAETEARCKLGTLLTDRDGEFTSTALAEHFAST